In Phaeobacter gallaeciensis DSM 26640, a genomic segment contains:
- a CDS encoding SIMPL domain-containing protein: MKARHILASALAVLLATGLAHAQETPVDRQISVTGEARIAVTPTLATITLGVTEEAEEAALAMSAVSTKMVAVVDELRTAGIAAEDMQTQQISLNPVWSQDRSYSDGRRKIAGFNASNTLSLRIRDLDRLGEVLDQVLKVGANDFRGLNFGVADPGKVQDQIRGAAVKDARRKAAQLAEAAGVELGPVRSIHDRDTGGGQPMMAMEMARSAPMPIEAGELNFSHSVSVVYDIKLPTND; encoded by the coding sequence ATGAAAGCTAGACATATCTTGGCCTCGGCGCTGGCGGTTCTGCTGGCAACAGGGCTCGCCCATGCGCAGGAAACCCCGGTGGATCGCCAGATCTCGGTTACCGGTGAGGCGCGTATCGCGGTCACCCCGACACTGGCGACAATCACCCTGGGCGTCACTGAAGAGGCCGAAGAGGCCGCGCTCGCCATGTCCGCCGTCTCCACCAAAATGGTCGCGGTGGTTGATGAATTGCGGACGGCTGGTATCGCAGCGGAGGACATGCAGACCCAGCAGATTTCGCTGAACCCTGTCTGGTCTCAGGACCGCAGCTATTCGGATGGCCGCCGCAAAATCGCCGGGTTCAACGCCTCCAATACCCTGTCCCTGCGCATCCGCGATCTGGATCGACTGGGCGAGGTGCTGGATCAAGTGCTGAAAGTTGGCGCCAATGATTTCCGGGGGCTGAATTTCGGTGTCGCCGATCCGGGCAAAGTGCAGGACCAGATCCGCGGCGCCGCTGTGAAGGATGCACGGCGCAAGGCAGCCCAGCTGGCGGAGGCCGCCGGGGTTGAGCTGGGCCCTGTGCGGTCAATTCACGACCGCGACACCGGTGGTGGTCAGCCGATGATGGCGATGGAGATGGCCCGCAGCGCCCCGATGCCAATTGAGGCGGGGGAGCTGAATTTCAGCCACAGCGTCTCCGTGGTTTACGATATCAAACTGCCGACAAACGACTGA